One genomic window of Vibrio rhizosphaerae includes the following:
- a CDS encoding type I polyketide synthase: MLEVVNTYLHGYAAIPMLMVCQETGIMTALEKGPVSVQEITKELSANIGYSRLIFRTLNALGYVTTTDREKYTLSPDTNHDWRLPDTMIEVYKIDFYDYFLNGTHKNKVRAWLDLSVDDWGKTDKETQQLMDGVIMVPFLLALAELGLGQDENIQSSLLEQYIHESIWSDVQYFLTRKNLLEEDKLVLNQAGWHLCNRALTMATMVSYRPMLLNFKELLCGDPKQVFDRDELGHEVHVDRSLNVIGSGFQHGKYFFDLAEFIVEIFNRTPVSEQPNYIVDMGCGDGALLKTLYEEITKNSLRGQYLEQYPLLLVGADYNEKSLLESAKTLDGFPHLLLPGDIGKPQDLMTDLRSYGITDVDQIIHVRSFLDHDRPINIEAAPTDMIPRDDHILVNGRGDWIDSDTVFKDLCEYLTRWSSILGKHGLILLEVFSLPISLTREYFNQTESFHFDFYHAMSGQVLVDAGMFHQALACAGLYPNRETLSRYPKTTPFSRIVLQQLLPKQVIVRPFVLDDMPAVLAIDRACWPEHMRLSTTEIERRHRTFPKGQLVVEYEGRVVSVLYSQRIDEIEPIFSLGYANYLNAHNNDGRYWQLLGLSSDPDYQFLSLGDHLLEHTLDLASLTPKVEAVYGVTRCVAYAQQSVPLEEYIFKKDAQGYPIEPLLRFHFSHGASIEGLVPETRPEDEENEGAGVLIRYDLSKRFQRPNQTQPRATRDIERAITIVSDCIRQIMKTPSDFRDDLPLKELGLDSMGLMELRLLLNRAFGIEFEPAYFFNYPTAVAIADYIDKLNKSYVQPEAELSHASLVGRQAVPNRVSVSDVGRSDSEVQSSQETDVAIVGMSLRFPQGIETLEEFWSVLTQGECVISERPETRWREFQSELETLDTRWQHIHRGGFLKDIDKFDAEFFHITPAEAASLDPQQRILLELAWEAFENAGMDVEQFASHPVGIFLGAYTQDYQTLTLRQGVDAVDAYFGGSNALSTAAGRLAYFFDFRGPTLTLDTACSSSSSAIYTACQNLLEGNAEIALAGAINTMISPNLSLAYAKAGMLSVDGLCKTFDAEANGYVRSEGGAFLLLKRKADAIRDGDFIHAVIKSAALMQDGRTNGLTAPNGLAQEDVIRRAVQLSGYKAEDVSYIEAHGTGTYLGDPVEMQALRQVFCDGTARRNTLKVGSVKTNLGHTEAASGMAGIIKVALSMQHQWIPPHLHLQNMNTLMNIAQADIDVPTQGEFWEVTEGQPRLAGISSFGFSGSNTHIVLEEFHMPDSEQWHGRSPLPAVISAKSIQSLRQNILALLTYIDQHGATLNLAALSKTLTQGRTQHCYRISFPFDSLETLKTSLQAQLKNLSSENPPVTSSVQPRIAFMFTGQGAQYKGMASRLDRFSPVFHQHLSECAAFVQTYGEFDLFELLWGNDETLIHQPRYTQVALFCIEYSLSEMLRESGIEAEAVLGHSVGEYAAACYTKVISLETAIQLLFYRGKLMDEQTAMGKMVAVLAPLSDVECLVEGYELVSIAAKNGPSNQVISGDPEQIERIVQNAEQLKMKTFPLTVERAFHSPLMAPILEPFKAIAEPLTYQAPQSDLFSNLTGDRYTEVMDSQYWTDHISSPVNFEQSVRSLLKHGVDMVVEIGPRPILTNMGLLIDADKNTLWLSTLVDAENHNLASLFTRLSQSGVDIDWRFYPHESVTRLSDVPLYQFDRSKYWLTESSKEHALTSVSVDDSAEQDTRRDIDKETESQPQSATPNLVGIFPNRIEPKRDRDIWAHAIGSESLFPASGYIGLALEAGMCCLKRDGYVELRDMHLEQMLTLSDEQETYIQVRVSEGDSGNMLSIQLEAWQADQKAPRSLYARTAMKALTFGPEDAWEKEVTTVDLPLTSDAVMQGETFYKRISALGYAYRPPFQGIRNVRRAGNTLVTTLRFSNTTPNAGYAATPWSLDGCFQTILAVVIDDLEANHDQLLLPVIIEQFTWLSSLPSEVNVACVCQSTTRGISANMSIYDIAGQLLVNIVGLNCVWVNRQSLGLQAIPSSTPEIYRPDWMASEVSAELLSLVSLKEQIPAWLVLTDDNGQGQAIIDVLTSAGMRVEVLQWEKAQKPSIFTRQLMNFSTSQETPFGLVHSWWLTQPTNGAHARGRYELDLAVAQFVASTDTERLSRAIFLTSHAYPVLKTDEMDVDQGAGLWGLVNTLRAEVATHELTLVDVAPTQTEEEARRQAEQILLTSNATLKATEATDWPEHFALRQGALFQRVLQPVTSSTESIRISGDASYIVTGGLGGIGQYITTFLHKEGAGQIVLLGRSFPEELPIWVQHLNQKRQAIILLRCDVTEPHDITNVMKQLEQGPTVRGLIHAAGVVEDALLVNQTQEMLSRVYAPKVEGTKHLVDAFATESLDFVWLFSSIVGILGAVGQANYATANAVMDSYAHYLRQQGIRATSINWGPWKETGMLSDLSQMALERASYFMTGIDPSACSDDLFTALLNSDEAQCCVVQWHIEHINQEKYLPQILSSLRTQPIQEQVSVSLASVLEGALGEEQVLRTRRFVAEKIAQLTGLSPDVIEPSKPFSDYGVTSIVSVELSSMLTTSVGATFATTMMFDYPTLSLLAEYVLERSALRDQSNDSVPINDDSLSHESFFEIDKDLDEIENLDDELLTALLSEEIDDE, translated from the coding sequence ATGCTGGAAGTCGTTAATACCTACCTTCATGGCTACGCAGCAATTCCGATGCTAATGGTTTGTCAAGAGACAGGTATCATGACTGCGTTGGAAAAGGGACCTGTAAGCGTACAGGAAATAACAAAAGAGCTGTCGGCCAACATTGGTTATAGCCGACTGATTTTTCGAACCCTGAATGCACTGGGTTATGTCACAACGACAGACCGGGAAAAATATACACTGAGTCCGGATACAAATCATGACTGGCGTCTACCTGACACAATGATTGAAGTTTATAAAATCGATTTCTATGATTATTTTTTGAATGGTACTCATAAAAACAAGGTGAGAGCTTGGCTCGATTTGTCAGTCGATGATTGGGGTAAAACTGATAAAGAAACGCAGCAGCTCATGGATGGCGTGATCATGGTGCCGTTTTTATTGGCGCTCGCTGAATTAGGACTCGGTCAGGACGAAAACATCCAGTCCAGTTTACTTGAACAGTATATTCACGAAAGTATTTGGTCTGATGTACAGTATTTTCTGACTCGGAAAAACCTGTTAGAAGAAGACAAACTAGTCCTTAATCAGGCTGGTTGGCACTTATGTAATCGTGCGTTGACCATGGCTACTATGGTGTCATACCGGCCAATGTTATTGAATTTTAAAGAACTACTTTGTGGTGACCCAAAGCAAGTGTTTGACCGTGATGAATTGGGACATGAAGTCCATGTCGATCGAAGCCTTAATGTGATTGGGAGCGGCTTCCAACATGGTAAGTATTTTTTCGATTTGGCAGAGTTTATCGTTGAGATTTTCAATCGAACACCTGTCTCAGAGCAACCTAATTATATCGTCGATATGGGGTGTGGCGATGGTGCGTTGTTAAAAACACTTTATGAGGAAATCACTAAAAATAGTTTAAGAGGACAGTATCTAGAACAATACCCTCTGCTTTTGGTTGGTGCTGATTATAACGAGAAATCCTTGCTGGAATCAGCAAAGACATTGGATGGATTCCCTCATCTGTTGTTACCTGGGGATATTGGTAAGCCTCAGGATTTGATGACAGATCTACGGTCATACGGCATTACAGATGTTGATCAAATTATACATGTACGTTCATTTTTAGATCATGATAGACCCATCAATATTGAGGCAGCACCGACAGACATGATCCCCAGAGATGATCATATTCTTGTCAATGGTAGAGGTGATTGGATTGACTCTGATACGGTGTTCAAAGACCTCTGTGAGTATTTGACACGGTGGTCAAGTATTTTGGGGAAACATGGACTAATTCTGCTCGAAGTTTTTTCTTTACCCATTAGCTTAACGCGCGAATATTTTAATCAGACAGAGAGTTTCCATTTCGATTTCTATCACGCTATGTCCGGACAAGTTTTAGTCGATGCTGGAATGTTCCATCAAGCACTCGCTTGTGCAGGTTTGTATCCTAACCGAGAGACATTGTCGAGATATCCCAAAACAACACCTTTTTCTCGTATTGTATTGCAGCAGCTCTTGCCTAAGCAGGTCATTGTAAGGCCTTTTGTCTTAGATGATATGCCGGCTGTGCTCGCCATTGATCGGGCTTGTTGGCCTGAGCACATGAGACTTTCAACAACCGAGATTGAGCGACGTCATCGCACCTTTCCTAAAGGTCAACTCGTCGTGGAATATGAAGGGCGTGTTGTTAGTGTACTTTATTCTCAACGCATTGACGAAATCGAGCCGATATTTTCTCTGGGTTATGCAAATTATTTGAATGCTCATAATAATGATGGTCGATATTGGCAACTCTTGGGGCTTAGTTCAGATCCTGATTATCAATTTTTGTCGCTGGGGGATCATCTTTTAGAGCATACGCTTGATTTAGCGTCACTCACCCCGAAAGTCGAAGCAGTGTATGGGGTAACACGGTGCGTGGCATATGCTCAACAATCTGTGCCATTGGAAGAATACATTTTTAAGAAAGATGCTCAGGGTTATCCAATTGAACCGTTATTGCGCTTTCATTTTAGCCATGGGGCTTCGATAGAGGGTTTAGTGCCTGAGACACGTCCAGAGGATGAAGAGAATGAAGGTGCAGGGGTTCTGATCCGCTATGACCTGAGCAAACGTTTTCAAAGACCAAATCAAACTCAACCGAGAGCAACAAGAGATATAGAGCGGGCAATTACTATCGTGTCAGATTGTATTCGCCAGATAATGAAAACACCAAGTGATTTTCGAGATGATTTGCCGTTAAAGGAGCTAGGGTTGGATTCCATGGGATTGATGGAACTCCGTCTTTTACTTAATCGTGCATTTGGTATTGAGTTTGAACCTGCGTATTTCTTCAATTATCCAACGGCAGTCGCGATCGCTGACTACATCGATAAATTAAACAAATCTTACGTACAGCCTGAAGCAGAGCTGAGTCATGCATCGCTTGTGGGACGACAGGCAGTGCCTAACCGCGTGTCTGTATCTGATGTCGGACGCTCTGACTCCGAAGTTCAATCGTCGCAAGAGACTGACGTTGCCATTGTTGGCATGTCATTACGTTTCCCTCAAGGGATTGAAACACTTGAGGAATTCTGGTCGGTCTTAACACAAGGAGAGTGCGTAATTAGTGAGCGTCCGGAGACCCGATGGCGAGAATTTCAATCCGAATTGGAGACATTAGATACACGTTGGCAACACATCCATCGTGGCGGTTTTTTGAAAGACATAGATAAGTTTGATGCGGAATTTTTTCATATTACCCCTGCGGAAGCCGCATCCTTAGACCCACAACAACGTATCTTGCTAGAGCTTGCTTGGGAAGCTTTTGAAAATGCCGGTATGGATGTTGAACAATTTGCAAGTCACCCAGTCGGTATTTTTTTAGGCGCTTATACACAAGATTATCAAACGCTGACCTTACGACAAGGTGTTGATGCGGTGGATGCCTATTTTGGTGGTAGTAATGCTTTATCGACAGCAGCAGGACGGTTGGCGTACTTTTTTGACTTCCGTGGGCCAACGCTCACACTTGATACCGCATGTTCTTCTTCGAGTAGTGCGATTTATACAGCATGTCAGAATCTTCTTGAAGGCAACGCAGAAATAGCACTGGCAGGCGCGATCAATACGATGATTTCCCCAAATTTGAGTTTAGCTTATGCAAAAGCAGGAATGTTGTCTGTCGATGGGCTTTGTAAAACGTTTGATGCTGAGGCCAATGGTTATGTGCGAAGTGAAGGTGGGGCTTTCCTACTGTTAAAAAGAAAAGCCGATGCAATCCGGGATGGGGATTTTATTCACGCAGTGATTAAATCGGCCGCATTGATGCAGGATGGACGCACCAATGGTCTTACGGCACCGAATGGCCTCGCTCAGGAAGATGTGATTCGTCGAGCTGTGCAGTTGTCCGGATACAAAGCTGAGGATGTCAGTTATATCGAAGCGCATGGGACGGGGACTTATCTAGGGGATCCTGTAGAGATGCAGGCACTCAGACAGGTTTTCTGTGATGGTACGGCACGTCGGAACACATTAAAAGTTGGTTCAGTGAAAACCAATTTAGGCCATACAGAAGCGGCTTCAGGGATGGCTGGTATCATCAAAGTCGCTTTATCGATGCAACATCAATGGATTCCACCACATCTGCATCTTCAAAATATGAATACATTGATGAATATTGCGCAGGCTGACATTGATGTACCGACGCAAGGTGAGTTCTGGGAAGTGACCGAAGGCCAACCAAGATTGGCTGGGATTAGCTCTTTTGGTTTCAGCGGTAGTAACACTCATATTGTACTAGAAGAGTTTCACATGCCTGACTCTGAGCAGTGGCATGGACGTAGCCCATTACCCGCTGTTATCTCTGCCAAATCGATTCAATCGTTACGGCAGAATATCCTTGCTTTGCTGACGTATATCGATCAGCACGGGGCAACACTCAATCTTGCTGCACTATCGAAAACACTGACACAAGGACGTACGCAGCATTGTTACCGAATCTCTTTTCCTTTTGATTCGCTTGAGACACTGAAAACGTCTCTGCAAGCGCAGTTAAAAAATTTATCCTCAGAGAATCCGCCTGTTACTTCATCGGTTCAACCCAGAATCGCATTTATGTTTACTGGTCAGGGGGCTCAGTATAAGGGGATGGCTTCTCGCCTGGATCGTTTTAGTCCGGTTTTCCATCAACACCTGTCAGAGTGTGCCGCTTTCGTTCAGACGTATGGTGAATTTGATTTATTTGAGCTTCTTTGGGGGAATGATGAGACTCTGATCCACCAACCTCGCTATACTCAAGTCGCGTTATTTTGTATCGAATATAGTCTCTCTGAAATGTTACGGGAGTCAGGGATTGAAGCTGAAGCGGTTCTTGGACATAGCGTCGGAGAGTATGCGGCAGCTTGTTATACCAAAGTCATTAGCCTCGAAACCGCGATCCAATTGCTCTTTTATCGCGGTAAGTTGATGGATGAACAAACTGCAATGGGTAAGATGGTTGCAGTTCTTGCACCATTGAGCGATGTTGAGTGCTTAGTTGAAGGCTATGAACTTGTCTCTATTGCAGCGAAGAATGGGCCTTCAAATCAGGTAATATCGGGGGATCCAGAACAGATCGAGCGCATTGTTCAAAATGCTGAACAACTGAAGATGAAAACATTTCCACTCACCGTGGAAAGAGCTTTCCATTCTCCGCTGATGGCCCCTATTCTCGAACCATTCAAAGCGATAGCGGAACCACTGACTTATCAGGCACCACAGTCAGATCTTTTTTCAAACTTAACTGGTGATCGATATACCGAGGTGATGGATAGCCAATATTGGACTGATCATATCAGCTCACCCGTGAACTTTGAGCAATCTGTACGAAGTCTTCTGAAGCATGGGGTCGATATGGTGGTCGAAATTGGCCCCCGTCCGATTCTGACGAATATGGGTTTACTGATTGATGCAGATAAAAATACGCTTTGGCTTTCTACTCTTGTCGATGCTGAGAACCATAATCTAGCGAGTCTCTTTACTCGGTTGAGTCAGTCTGGTGTAGACATTGATTGGCGTTTTTATCCTCATGAAAGCGTGACGAGACTCTCTGACGTACCACTTTATCAGTTTGATCGAAGCAAATACTGGCTCACTGAGTCTTCGAAAGAGCACGCTCTTACATCTGTCTCCGTCGATGATAGCGCAGAACAGGATACAAGGCGCGATATAGACAAAGAGACCGAATCACAACCGCAGTCTGCTACGCCTAACTTAGTTGGTATCTTTCCGAACCGTATCGAACCAAAGCGTGACCGTGATATATGGGCGCATGCGATTGGCAGCGAGAGTCTATTTCCTGCCAGTGGTTACATTGGGTTGGCGTTAGAGGCTGGGATGTGTTGTTTGAAGCGAGACGGTTACGTAGAGCTTAGAGATATGCATCTCGAACAGATGTTGACACTGTCTGATGAACAAGAAACCTATATTCAAGTGAGAGTTTCAGAAGGTGATTCGGGCAATATGCTTTCTATACAATTAGAAGCATGGCAGGCGGATCAGAAGGCTCCCCGATCCTTGTATGCAAGAACAGCAATGAAAGCACTGACGTTTGGTCCGGAGGATGCTTGGGAAAAGGAAGTCACAACTGTTGATCTGCCATTAACCAGTGACGCTGTCATGCAGGGAGAAACGTTCTATAAACGAATTTCAGCATTAGGCTATGCCTATCGGCCTCCGTTCCAAGGGATTCGGAATGTTCGGCGCGCTGGAAATACTTTGGTCACGACACTCAGATTTTCTAATACAACGCCAAATGCAGGCTATGCAGCGACGCCATGGAGTCTGGATGGGTGTTTCCAAACCATTCTCGCTGTCGTCATCGATGATTTAGAAGCTAACCATGACCAACTTTTACTCCCAGTCATTATTGAGCAGTTTACTTGGTTGTCGTCACTTCCGTCTGAAGTGAATGTCGCATGTGTGTGTCAGTCGACGACCCGTGGCATATCAGCCAACATGTCAATTTATGACATTGCAGGTCAATTATTAGTTAATATTGTTGGGTTGAACTGCGTGTGGGTGAATCGCCAAAGTCTAGGTTTGCAAGCCATTCCGAGCAGTACACCGGAGATTTATCGTCCCGATTGGATGGCATCTGAGGTATCAGCTGAGCTTTTATCACTTGTCTCACTCAAAGAACAAATCCCTGCTTGGTTGGTACTTACTGATGATAATGGTCAGGGGCAGGCAATTATCGATGTGCTGACCTCGGCAGGGATGCGAGTTGAAGTGCTGCAATGGGAGAAGGCTCAGAAGCCATCCATATTTACCAGACAGTTAATGAATTTCTCGACATCACAAGAGACACCATTTGGACTCGTTCATAGTTGGTGGTTAACTCAACCGACTAATGGTGCTCATGCTAGGGGGCGGTATGAACTTGATTTAGCTGTGGCTCAGTTTGTAGCCTCAACAGATACAGAGCGTTTATCGCGGGCTATTTTCCTAACATCACATGCCTATCCGGTTTTGAAAACTGACGAGATGGATGTTGACCAAGGTGCGGGGCTTTGGGGGTTGGTGAATACACTACGAGCCGAAGTCGCTACGCATGAACTCACCCTTGTTGATGTTGCACCGACACAAACTGAGGAAGAAGCACGTCGTCAGGCTGAGCAAATTTTGCTGACGTCTAATGCGACACTCAAGGCTACAGAAGCCACGGATTGGCCTGAACATTTTGCGTTACGACAGGGCGCTTTATTTCAACGTGTGCTTCAACCAGTAACAAGCTCGACTGAATCTATCAGAATCTCGGGTGATGCCAGCTATATTGTCACCGGTGGGCTCGGGGGAATTGGGCAATACATTACTACATTTCTTCATAAAGAAGGCGCAGGGCAGATTGTACTGTTGGGACGGTCATTTCCTGAAGAATTACCCATTTGGGTGCAACACCTTAATCAAAAACGTCAAGCGATTATTCTGCTTCGCTGTGATGTGACAGAGCCGCACGATATTACCAATGTGATGAAGCAGTTAGAGCAAGGTCCCACGGTCCGAGGACTGATTCACGCAGCCGGAGTTGTGGAAGATGCGTTGCTCGTCAATCAGACTCAGGAAATGCTTTCTCGGGTTTATGCCCCTAAGGTTGAGGGGACGAAACATCTTGTGGATGCGTTTGCAACAGAGTCTCTTGATTTCGTTTGGTTATTCTCTTCTATCGTCGGTATTTTGGGGGCTGTAGGGCAGGCGAATTATGCAACAGCCAATGCGGTGATGGACAGTTATGCGCATTATCTACGGCAACAAGGTATTAGGGCAACATCGATTAACTGGGGCCCCTGGAAAGAGACGGGAATGCTGTCTGATTTGTCTCAGATGGCGCTAGAGCGTGCGAGTTATTTTATGACGGGGATTGATCCGAGCGCTTGTAGTGATGATTTGTTTACTGCTTTGCTCAATTCGGATGAAGCACAATGTTGTGTTGTTCAGTGGCATATTGAACACATCAATCAGGAAAAATATCTGCCGCAAATTTTGTCTTCATTGCGTACCCAACCGATACAAGAGCAGGTCTCTGTCTCGTTGGCATCGGTTTTAGAAGGGGCATTAGGTGAAGAACAGGTGTTACGTACCCGTCGTTTTGTGGCAGAAAAAATCGCCCAATTAACGGGTCTATCTCCCGACGTGATTGAACCGTCCAAACCGTTCTCTGATTATGGTGTTACTTCCATTGTTAGTGTTGAACTCAGTTCAATGTTAACCACCAGTGTCGGTGCAACTTTTGCGACGACCATGATGTTTGACTATCCAACGCTCAGTTTGTTGGCGGAATACGTATTGGAACGGAGTGCGTTGAGAGACCAGAGCAATGATAGTGTTCCCATCAATGATGACAGTTTGTCCCATGAATCTTTCTTTGAGATAGACAAGGATTTAGATGAAATCGAGAATCTTGATGACGAACTACTTACTGCTTTATTGAGTGAGGAGATAGATGATGAGTGA